A window of Rhipicephalus microplus isolate Deutch F79 chromosome 8, USDA_Rmic, whole genome shotgun sequence genomic DNA:
ccgtgacggaaatacgtcagtggagccgtggtggaACACGAATTAAAACAATTTCgtgttaaaaaatgaaaaaaaaaagaaatcagcaTCGGGTGGTATTCGAAAACGGGCCCTCATTTGGCAGTAGATTACttcaccacagagccacgctgggGCTTGAAGCTTCTTTACGAAAATACCCTACAGAGGTTTCATATTATTCTCTCAATCGCATTAACGTAATATGCAacgaggcatcacacaatgctaaTTTTTACAAGCGTATGGCAACGAGCGTCCCTATATAACCAGTATAAATTGCCCAGCCATAATTCTTAGTCGTCATCAGCTACATACAGTATACACTGACTGCACAAAATGCCTCTCGATATGTAGCAGATATCCCGCTTTCCAGCGGACTGACGAATAATGCCGTAGTCAAGaaggttttaagaaaaaaaaatactaaacCTCCTTGGGTGTAGTTGGCCTTTGCCTACCTTTCGAGAATCATTCATTAGAGTTAACAGCGTGGCAGTTACCTTGCAGGTGTTCTTGTATTAGTTGTCCAAAGAGTTTACAAAAAGGGCTAGAAAGGCCGTTCCCTTCCGCTGTGACTGTATACaacgcgttccgcgcaggcctacctttttattttatttgtttttaagaTGGTCACTGCCTCACATGACTGCCTGCTAAACGCTTTCTCGGGATTCTCATCCCGAGAAAGCGTTTTATGCGCTCACTGTTGGATAGAAGAGGTTCGTCTCAGCGCCGCCCTTGTCTGCCGCCAGCTCGACGAAGACGACGAGTGTGAAGAGCAGCACCAGCGAGGCAAACAGGATGCCGGGCAAGTTGCGTCGAAAGCATGACCTCTCGGGTGGAAGAGCATCGGTAGTGAGAATCTCCGTCTTGTACTGGAAGGTGGGGGGTGCCTCCTTCAAGTACCTGCGCCCCGTGGACTTATAAATCCCACCCTGGCCAAAAAATATAACGAAATTAAAACCTCGTTTGGCCGGGAAAACAACCGCAAAGCAGGGACAACATTTTCATGCTGCTCGTACTGCAGCGAGACATGCTATGGGTCACAGAAAAACACGCGttgctaaaaaaaaaatgccgctccTATCTTccaacggaggggggggggggggactcgagtaaatgcgtcgcatagATGTGAGGGtgtcgcgtgaatgttgcgtaattgggtatagTTGGGGAATGCTTGTCATTTAGTCTTTGTTATTCGTATTTTTTGAATGAAGGGGAGAGAGAATAGACTTTTGTTTGCGAGTGCATATAGACAGAGCCCTCGTCGGGTGGGGTCCTCAGAGAAGCGTTGGCCATCAACGAGTGatgggacgctgatgtgcgatgCAGTGCCTACATGTACAGGGTGGCCAGTGAaaggttgtgcagctcgagcagtcggtgTTTAATAGCAGACGCTTATTGCGTTGGCCTTGCGAGGCTAGAGAGTAACCGGGAGCAAACAGTTGACACGAGACGCAAGTATGCGGCACGATACGCGAGGcgtgagcatgcgcagtggggatgTAGACAACGCCGACGCACGACATCGTGCGACTAGGAAATGCCTTGCATgtaaaataacagcatatccacggagtaaatgatgacgagtggggtggAACTTCCGTCCGTGTCTCCATCCGTCTTttcgaatggacgcacggatggacagacataagGATGTAAGCACGGAGGGGCGGAGGGACGGAAGTATGCACGGACAAGCAGGCGGACGGAATCATGGACGAACAGACGTACAGATGAACGTaagcacagacggacagacgtacggatggacggacgaatggactgaagcacgaacggatggattcacgaatggacagaagcacggacggatggaagcacggagggcgcttcgccccactcatcatgcactccgtggatgtCCTGTGAAAACCAGTAACGTCATCTACTGATAGTATTcccaatgtatgtatgtatgtatgtatgtatgtatgtatgtatgtatgtatgtatgtatgtatgtatgtatgtatgtatgtatgtatgtatgtatgtatgtatgtatgtatgtatgtatgtatgtatgtatgtatgtatgtatgtatgtatgtatgtatgtatgtatggatggatggatggatggatggatggatggatggatggatggatggatggatggatggatggatggatggatggatggatggatggatggatggatggatggatggatggatggatggatggatggatggatggatggatggatggatggatggatggatggatggatggatggatggatggatggatggatggatggatggatggatggatggatggatggatggatggatggatggatggatggatggatggatggatggatggatggacggacggacggacggacggacggacggacggacggacggacggacggacggacggacggacggatggatggatggatatggctgtaccctttagatcaggcggtgggtagcgccaccaagccgtaatacttagtgaaccaaaaactagatttattttttctctttaaatagttaggttgaggattcgtactttgcagtgaagggtttaattttcactcgtgccctgacttcagccaccaatcagatgacctcctgctagttaattctacccgcttaaagtctagtttgccctccctgtccctaaaccccagtgctttgaaaaactctgcgccattatcctgaactatagggtgaagccctttacagaacactatcaagtgttcggcactttcctcttcctctccacacgcactgcataccgtgtctaccccttcgtatctggcccaatatgtctttgttcgcaatacatatacaaataagttGAAATAACGCATACCAATGACACATTTGAataacgccatctattgagcgaGTCATAAAGGTGGCTGCGTACTGCTACTACGAGTAGAGGAGGGAATGATCCGCGGCCTAAGAAGtatcgcccctaaaaaaaaaattgtgtggaCACTGCATTCTGTTAACTGCCTGACTGATTAGTCTGGTCTGCTAGAGCGAAATGATCCTATAGGAtgtgtgaacagatgacaaagcaTTGTCTTACGTCAATGGCGTGGCACTGGCAGCGGTGATATTAGTCGAGCATAAAGCCAaccatggaggaaaaaaaaaagagagcgggaCGTCACGCGGGCAGCCTTGGCAGGCCGTGCCGTTTTGAAGCCAGAATTGTCGGCCAAACACGCTTTCGTTTGCGCAAAATCACGCCAGCAACGAGACTTGCCGAAAGTACGGAGTAGGGTGCCCGGTAGTTTTGAATGTAAACGCGCTTGTTCGGCGCAGACCGGCTGTCCCACGCGGGTGGTTCAAAGACGGAACAGCGCCGAGAGTACTAAAATCAACCGCAAGCTCTGACGTCACATGCTGGACCGACAAGGTGGGCTTCACATGGGGgactcccttctttctttttctctctccatGAAGCCAGGTGTGTAGCGGAAACgaaagtaaagaagaaaaaaaaaatgcccgcagcttccctcgggggaacactgaggaggatgcggaccatataattggttaacggggtgttaaagtgcgacttacttgggtcgatggctaaattggttaacgtggttgtgaaatggggtgttaaattgcgacttacttgggtcgatggctaaattggttaacgtggttgtaggagggggtgttaaatgagtgaacacgtatgcgaaagggcggcgctggtcgaagggacgtcgatcattgtgtttgtggattcgttggaattcatttcaccgcgaccttggacgtcgacgcgccgtacaaaccaaccgacgagcggcaactgagcgagcgagcgccgaccttgagtatatatacagcacgacggcgcatgcactgtcagctgttgaatgttctcgaagcgcgacgccacattcgcgtccactggagaatcaggagaattgtagatgtcgaacgcggtgtgtagaggaggaagggtgcacagatggcggaggagtgaagcgcgcgcggtgtgtagaggaggaagggatgcacagatggtggaagagtgggcgacggcgcgacggcgcatgcgcgcgcgtcagctgtcgaacgttcgagaagcggtgcggacggcgcagacggcgcggacggcgcactacaaggcgcgagtataagatgctccgcatctaaaaaagagtGTGGATGTGAAGCGGTGGAAAGATTGTTCGCTTGAGCGGATGCTTGTGCTGGCGCTGACACTGGTGGCGGCGCTGACGCTGGCACTcgtcgcggcgttgcgcaggagagtgCGTGCGCTTAGTCGTTTTATACCGCGGAACTACCGTCGCGTCCACTGCGGTGTATGCAGTTGTCGCACCTCCTGTCGTGTGCGCGGCATCCGTAGAGGATGCATAGAGCATATAGGGAGGAGAGGGTGGACGCCGCGGGAAGGAGGCAGGGATGGATCCCCGCCGTAAGCTGCTTCGCTTCTAAAATATAAGTGAACTGGTTTACCTTTTAAGCCTTTCCAGCATTAGGAAATTCATTACATTGAATTGAGTAATCATTCGCAGGAACAGGAAAATTAGATGTCAAGTGAAAGGAACGGAGTGGAATACACATTATGGAGGCGTGAATGAGCGCACTGCCAACTTATCATGTTTTTTGTAACTATTGTAGTGAAATGCCGAACCTGTGGAGGCCGTGTTCGTAGGCGCTTTTCTCTGGTTCGGAAATCTCGATCTCCACCACAGGGGCCTCGACAAGGGGTCGAACCTCGCCCTTCACAGGCTTgctccggtggtggtgtgtcttGGACGGCCGCTTCTGGACATGATCCTTGCTTGCTTTCTTCGACGCCTTGCTCATTGTTCTTCCTCTTCCTTCAACACGCGTGTCGCGGGGAAGAGGAGCCGGTGACGCTTGTATCCTTGTTGCTTGCTTGTGCCTTGTTTCTTGCGCCCACCCTCTACGGGAGATTGACTGTGAAACTGGCGGTCATGTAACGGTACGTTTTTTTAATCATACGAAGGATTAGGAACAAATTGTTTGCAAAGAATAAAGAATGATCAGCATATACAAATACTGGAATGACCAGCATGTACATCCATAACGATAAGCTATAATTCAACAAATAGAACAACATAACTAAGAAGGGGGCAATAATAAGGTGAAAAATGTTGATTGCGAAAAATAATGACAAAGAATTCGTCTTGTGTCACTAAGAAAATCGCATATGAGTGGCTTAACGTTACTTTCGTTGTATCCCAGAGAAGTCACACGAAATCGAACATTTCGAGACTGAAATGAGcgtattattgtgatagcaattttGGACACTCGTATTATTGTGGTAGCAACTTCTGGACATCGCTGTCATGGGATTCAAACTTGCGCCTTCTCGCTCCGCCAGCATTCGGCCACGAAGCATACGTCTTTCAGAGTGCTAAAGGCGAGCTGTTTATGTACAACATTTACAGCTGGAAGCACGCAGAGCTCGAAGGCGCGCCAGTGAGCTCTACGTATCACCGGTGAGATGAAGTctgtgcaaacacggacacaataAGCAAGTCAGGACAATGATAACAATATcgggggtttacgtcccaaaccacgatatgattatgaaagacggtGTAGTGAAGgtgtccggaaatttcgaccatttagTGTTGTTTAagctgcactgacattgcacagcagACGGGCCTCAACCATGTATTTCACCTCCACCGTAATGGGACCGCTGCAGCCGGTATCGAatccacgaccttcgggtcagcagcagagtccCGGAACCAGTGAACCACCGTGGCCGACGACGAGAGGACACTGCGAATGCCTTGTGGTGTCCTGGCTTTCCTCCTGTGTCCGTGCTTGGACACTCTGTAATCCTTCAGAATGCGTATACTTGCTGCCGCACGACTCTTACCCCATCACTCTTGTTGGTCACGCATGTGAAGAATGTTTTATGCGGTGCTTCACCGTCGCACAACCAGAACGCAGTagtcatgccccccccccccccaccaaaaaaaaaggggggggggttggcGGGAGAGAGGGGCGTTAGTTACTCTTTCTTAAAAGTCGCTCATAATGTGAAAGGTGAACGTCACTTCAAACATGTAGGTGCAGCTTCGTCGGACCTTAGGAAATACATGGATGTGCATATCGAAACAGTTAAATTAAGAAGTGATGCCAAGGACGAGGCCTGCCGAAACAATAATGCAGCAGATGTCCGGCACATCTCCGACTTTCATGAGATGCTCTAATACGTAAGACGTGCCTTGTCTTCAGGGGCATTTCATGCCAACGTTCTATCAAGGGGTGTAGTGTACAGCATGTTAATGGTGATTTCCCATCGAAATTTTCTAGGACAGCGCCTTAGCTATAGGCTATAATCAAAATGAAAGTGTTGGGCCAGAAAGATGTAGAAATCGGAAAGAGAACCGGAAGTGGATGAAGTGGCTCCACACGGTAATCGAAAGTGAACTAAAAAATGGAAAATTAAGGATTCAGTTTATGTTTCATGAGAACATAAATTTGAAATAACAGACCTAAAATccaagaaggtataggggatgttattcaCAGTAATTATGATGTAAATAAAGTAACTTGACGCTGGCAGGAAACGAACTTTCTAATAGCGCGTTCAATGCACTACCACGTTTActgccttcacatttacacctaCAAATAAGAGCCCCCTTACATTGTTTGGCTTTCATGTCCGTCACTTCAAATTATTGTTCTTAACAAAGAGAAACGATAGTTTCATCTTCTCCTTCTTTTGTTGAtgggaaagagagaaataaaaaggaaggccgggaggttaaccagatattggcatcttgTTTGGTACCCAGCACAAGAGGTGTGGAAGTAGGGGCacgaaagagggggtagataatgcacgtgcactcatgagaaaacgaaaacacacacaggaaggccATTCTGACAACTACCGTTCAGAAAGGttggtcgatcgcaaaaagtgctgTAGTGccttcagggccttcttctgtgaagttgcattgTGTTGATATTGTAAAATTCTttcctccgacagaggttgattatctaatttgatGAGTGCCTTGCAAAGGCGTAGTCATTGTCTACTATACTTTAGGCATTCACGAAGGATATTCTGGGTATTtccttctttgccacagtggccagaGGCTGCGGTGTCgaccatcccaatgcggaaagcgtaggcgttggtaaacgcaacgcccaaccacagcctaaaggtgtctggtctgctcggcaaagccttcGTTGATGGGAACATACACTTTCGCATATAGGGCTGCAGGCTGTGAGACTGTTTACTACTAATCCACTAGCTCGCGTTTcaatccttaaaaaaaaaaatcaatgaccACGCCACCCGTggccctctaacgcagcgcccGGACTGTAAAGCTCTAGAGCCATCCTCAAACGAGTCTCACGCAGCACTACACGATTTGCGCGCGAGGCATCATGGTCACGTCATAATTTTGCTGTCTACGCACGCAGCGCATTCCTATGCATGGAAGCGGTGCTGCCTAAGCCATGCATTTTGGAATGCCTCGTGTCATTCGTAAACCGCAGTGCaacaattttgtgtgtgtgtgactcaCAGCAGCGCGCACGCGGTGTTATTAGAAGAGGCGCGCTTCGCGCAGTTGCCCAGGCGGGCATTGTTCGGCGGCGCTGTTTCCATTTCAAACAGGCGCCTGGTGCCCCGGGGGAATTCATTAGGGCGCGAGCGCGCCTCAAAACCGCCCCAGGAGGACTGGGCGATCGGTCACGCACGTTTGACAGCAGGACTAATCGCGCGGAAACAAACCTCCAGGCAGGCACGATGCGAGGAACGAACTGAACTACAAAGAGATTTACAGCAAATGCCGGGTGAGGTAGGGCGCGTGTCTGTCGCAGTGGTTTTAGTGGCCGTTGCTTTAATTCCCGAGAACTTCCCACGACAACATTTTTGTAGTACTTTGCATCGCGCCCTACGGCTGCAAATAAATGACGgccatttttctttcaatatgGCGCAGATTGTGGGGGTGCCAGAGTCAAACATGAACTGCGGGTGACTCATGCTAATTGCGCATTCGCACCAGCGTTCTTGATGCCAACTCATAGACCTGGCTTCCTCTTTCGTCACTGAAGTAGGCAATGGTTTAGCAGCGACATGCCGCTCATCCTGATTAATTCCTGGTATCGGTGAAGTTTCGACCTGCGTATGTAACTTAAAAAAAATTGTCTGCTTCGTATCCGTGGTGCGAAGCCTAAATGAAGTGCGcagctgggcagccttctttgtttctatattcttttcttctttttttcgtccTCTTTTCTTTTCcacgtttttgtttttatgtCTTTTTGTGTTTTTGCTTATATTTATTTCTTATATTTTATTGTTTCCCGTTCTTCCTAGATCCCTATATATTTCACTGGCTTCCCTTTTCGATTGTCTACCTGCATTACGCCCATCGGCGACGACGATTGACACATATCTTCCTCAAGAAAAGTTAATTTAGGTCTACCTTAAGGAAGCATCTTAGGCCCGTTTTTATTTCTCTTGTATATTAATGACATTGTCAGCGTTAGCGAGACGGTAAAGTATTTTATCCATGCCGATGATACAAGCATCTTCGTCGCTGGTCGCTTCGCTCGTGAGTTAGTGGCTCATGCCAACGGCACCCTTGTGTCGATTCAGCAATGGTCATATATAATCACCTGGGGTTTAATGTTGCGAAAATGAAAACCTTGGTGTTTCACCCCTGTCATAAAAAACGGCTTACGCCTTTTATTAATAGTGCGTCAACTGAATACGTCCTCCCTTTTAAAACCCGTGGCATATATTTTTTCCGCAACAATCTCATGGGATGCACACGTTGACTTCCTGGTTAAAAAACCTTCTCGTACTATATGACTTATGTAGTAAAGCAGTGAAACGTTTCCGGTTACAGTAAGTCTACTCCTCTAcaactcacttttcttttctactCTCAACTATGGTACTCTTGTATGGGGCGCAACTACAAATGCAAATATCATGAAATTAGTTCTTTTACATAAACGAATTATAAACTTACTTGCAAGGTACCCTATTTTTTCACATACAGCTGAATTGTTTGCCAAATTGTGTATTGCTCGAGTTCCATCATTATGTGAATATAGGATTTATCGTTATTataaacaatgcacaaaaaacgAAGACTATGCCTTACAAAGCTTATTCAGCGTTAAAACAAGTATAATAGCATGCAACACCCGTATGCCGCATAAACTATGC
This region includes:
- the LOC142769110 gene encoding uncharacterized protein LOC142769110, which codes for MSKASKKASKDHVQKRPSKTHHHRSKPVKGEVRPLVEAPVVEIEISEPEKSAYEHGLHRYLKEAPPTFQYKTEILTTDALPPERSCFRRNLPGILFASLVLLFTLVVFVELAADKGGAETNLFYPTVSA